The following coding sequences are from one Treponema bryantii window:
- a CDS encoding ATP-grasp domain-containing protein: MRIVFYSTNSNVFDEDTFKINVMPSNTSAFKDFCAVHSDDDFFCVTQKPGMFLPEFDSSEGDTKSQIHYLPQETDTDSFVDFVLSLKPDLAIAMTFWISPYDWLPVSDAIVAEKLEAAGVKTVCHSVECGLNCFDKWRTHNLLAQLGFTVPKAVFVDHDLYFCAGSNREVLRNVYKESVMAQIKKLKLPLIIKDTTGLSSYGMTVVHTYGEAAGYLNSKRNNSNRLIEEFIEGRQYGLEIYGVPGKYTVLPPFTFSVNQYGITSPKQSIKIGPCELPDSLREMMLSLAEKLELRGCAQVDLILDNDGNWNIIEINPRLSGMSYTYASWLERSLFEIMYMAAVNTMNEGAHNFRSLSLSKGENTADVNKYVLNLKLPLVSESQMKEILQLPGVRLLNQTNDLAAKQEREKGFCECIIVDEQKSVLEKTVARLCELFPEDSIVQQSALMLKQWNL, from the coding sequence ATGCGAATAGTTTTTTACAGCACAAACTCAAATGTATTTGATGAAGACACTTTTAAAATAAACGTAATGCCATCAAATACATCGGCGTTTAAGGACTTTTGTGCTGTACATTCTGATGATGATTTTTTCTGTGTCACACAGAAGCCTGGAATGTTCTTGCCGGAGTTTGATAGTTCTGAGGGAGATACGAAGTCACAAATCCATTACCTGCCGCAGGAAACTGATACAGATTCATTTGTTGATTTTGTTTTATCACTAAAACCTGATCTGGCAATTGCAATGACTTTCTGGATTTCTCCTTATGACTGGCTTCCTGTAAGTGATGCAATTGTCGCTGAAAAACTTGAAGCTGCCGGAGTGAAGACTGTGTGTCATTCTGTTGAGTGCGGGCTTAATTGTTTTGATAAATGGCGTACTCATAATTTACTGGCACAGCTAGGTTTTACTGTTCCTAAGGCTGTTTTTGTTGATCATGATTTGTATTTCTGCGCGGGAAGTAATCGTGAAGTTTTGAGAAATGTTTATAAAGAAAGCGTAATGGCGCAGATTAAAAAACTCAAGCTTCCGCTGATTATAAAAGATACTACCGGGCTTAGTTCTTACGGTATGACGGTTGTTCATACTTACGGCGAAGCCGCTGGTTATCTTAATTCAAAACGAAATAATTCTAACCGCCTGATTGAAGAGTTTATTGAGGGACGTCAGTACGGACTTGAGATTTACGGAGTGCCAGGAAAGTACACTGTGCTACCTCCTTTCACTTTCAGCGTAAATCAGTATGGAATTACGAGCCCGAAACAGAGCATCAAAATTGGTCCGTGCGAATTACCTGATTCGCTTAGGGAGATGATGCTTTCTCTTGCTGAAAAACTTGAACTGCGTGGCTGTGCCCAGGTGGATTTGATTTTAGATAATGACGGCAACTGGAATATCATTGAGATTAACCCAAGACTCAGCGGTATGAGTTATACGTATGCTAGCTGGCTTGAAAGGAGTTTGTTCGAGATTATGTATATGGCTGCGGTGAATACGATGAATGAGGGGGCTCATAATTTCCGTTCCCTGAGTCTGTCGAAGGGTGAAAACACCGCAGATGTAAATAAATATGTTTTAAACCTCAAACTCCCGTTGGTTTCTGAATCCCAAATGAAAGAAATCCTTCAGCTGCCGGGAGTTCGTCTTCTCAATCAAACCAATGATCTTGCTGCAAAACAGGAGCGTGAAAAAGGCTTCTGTGAATGTATTATTGTCGATGAGCAAAAATCAGTTCTGGAAAAGACTGTGGCGCGGTTGTGCGAGCTTTTCCCGGAAGATTCTATAGTTCAACAGTCTGCACTAATGCTGAAACAGTGGAATCTGTAA
- a CDS encoding DUF58 domain-containing protein yields MIKVSPLIYVASAISLLFFLVSPYRLLQFVCLSVLFVFLISFMYALVLSRTIKIERNTNELKLACKEKSEISLTIKNYSMLTAHVLYFFDEIPYFYIFNEGNKGVISLRPHELKKIVYTITSQDRGLFHGGPVRIRTSDPLGLFLINVEVPAPIEITVRPARIKLITNTIPGFPQGNLKINNPCYEDITMRRSIREYQNGDEQKRINWRTSAKFDSLYTNQYEDSFDAPFFVFLNLAEDDYDLHNRHYHSEKAIEIAACIIEKSRVLRQRCGFAAYGTGFPYLPPRQNQADCILDLLSVIKMEPGKVEYDPVKKFTHQLPAGTLVFVIGPREVESYFLKVEANKENINTVNTGIMRKYGMSV; encoded by the coding sequence ATGATCAAAGTATCTCCTCTGATATATGTTGCATCAGCTATCAGTTTACTCTTTTTCCTGGTAAGTCCATACAGACTGCTTCAGTTTGTATGTCTTTCTGTTCTGTTTGTATTTCTGATTTCTTTTATGTATGCACTTGTTTTAAGCCGTACAATAAAAATCGAAAGAAATACAAATGAGCTGAAACTGGCTTGTAAAGAAAAATCAGAAATATCATTAACTATAAAAAACTATTCAATGCTGACAGCTCATGTCCTGTATTTTTTTGATGAGATACCCTACTTTTATATTTTTAATGAAGGCAATAAAGGCGTAATTTCTTTACGTCCTCATGAACTCAAAAAGATTGTTTATACAATTACTTCTCAGGATAGAGGTCTTTTTCATGGAGGGCCTGTAAGAATCAGAACAAGTGATCCTCTTGGTCTCTTTCTGATAAATGTTGAAGTTCCGGCTCCTATTGAAATTACCGTCCGTCCTGCAAGAATTAAACTGATTACAAATACAATTCCGGGCTTCCCTCAGGGAAATCTTAAAATAAATAATCCCTGCTATGAAGATATTACTATGCGCCGTTCAATCCGTGAGTATCAGAATGGTGATGAACAGAAGCGTATTAACTGGCGTACAAGCGCTAAGTTTGATTCTCTTTATACAAATCAATATGAAGATTCTTTTGATGCGCCGTTCTTTGTGTTTTTGAATCTTGCAGAAGATGATTATGATTTGCATAACCGTCACTATCATTCTGAAAAGGCAATTGAAATAGCTGCCTGCATTATTGAAAAGTCCCGGGTATTAAGACAGCGTTGTGGTTTTGCAGCTTATGGAACTGGTTTTCCGTATTTACCGCCACGTCAGAATCAGGCTGATTGTATTCTGGATTTACTTTCTGTTATAAAAATGGAGCCTGGTAAAGTTGAATATGATCCTGTAAAGAAATTTACGCATCAGTTACCCGCTGGAACTCTTGTGTTTGTGATTGGTCCAAGAGAAGTTGAATCGTACTTCTTAAAAGTTGAAGCAAATAAAGAAAATATAAATACTGTAAATACTGGTATTATGAGGAAATATGGAATGTCGGTTTAG
- a CDS encoding MoxR family ATPase gives MSKIKEVSDKIKEEVCQVFKGNTDVVDMVLACLFAGGHVLLEDVPGTGKTVLAKSVAKASGLEFSRIQCTPDLMPSDVTGSSVWLPDSKSFEFRAGPVMASIVLVDELNRATPRTQSALLECMAENQVSVDGIRHELEKPFFVLATENPVESEGTFPLPEAQKDRFMMTLSMGYPSEAEEAEIITAQRSLIHPVENVKAVVAKNDILEAMKETVEIHVDDAVLSYLISLTKASRNDLRIAAGVSPRGSIALYKACQAYAAVNGRTFVTPEDVKLLALPVFRKRIILTSDSLLKGYTADKIINELIETVPVPAFRAHV, from the coding sequence ATGTCAAAAATCAAAGAAGTTTCAGATAAAATTAAAGAAGAAGTATGTCAGGTTTTCAAAGGAAATACTGATGTTGTAGATATGGTACTCGCCTGCCTTTTTGCAGGTGGTCATGTACTTCTTGAAGATGTTCCGGGTACTGGAAAAACTGTTCTCGCCAAATCGGTTGCAAAAGCTTCCGGTCTTGAATTTTCGCGTATTCAGTGTACTCCAGACCTTATGCCGTCAGATGTAACAGGAAGTTCTGTCTGGCTTCCGGATTCAAAGAGTTTTGAATTCCGTGCCGGCCCTGTAATGGCATCTATCGTTCTTGTTGATGAATTAAACCGCGCAACTCCACGTACACAGTCTGCACTTCTTGAATGTATGGCTGAAAATCAGGTAAGTGTTGATGGAATCCGCCATGAACTTGAAAAGCCGTTCTTTGTTCTGGCTACCGAAAATCCTGTTGAATCAGAAGGTACTTTCCCGCTTCCTGAAGCTCAGAAAGACCGTTTTATGATGACTCTTTCTATGGGCTATCCAAGCGAAGCTGAAGAAGCTGAGATTATTACTGCTCAAAGAAGTCTTATTCATCCTGTAGAAAATGTTAAGGCTGTAGTTGCTAAAAATGATATTCTTGAAGCAATGAAGGAAACTGTAGAAATTCATGTTGATGATGCAGTTCTTTCGTATCTAATTTCTCTAACAAAAGCTTCCAGAAATGATTTAAGAATTGCTGCCGGAGTTTCTCCACGCGGTTCTATTGCTTTATATAAGGCTTGCCAGGCATATGCAGCTGTTAACGGACGTACTTTTGTAACTCCAGAAGACGTAAAACTTCTGGCACTTCCTGTTTTCAGAAAACGAATTATTTTAACCAGTGATTCACTTTTAAAAGGTTATACAGCTGATAAAATCATAAATGAACTGATTGAAACAGTTCCTGTTCCAGCCTTTAGAGCACATGTCTAA
- a CDS encoding MATE family efflux transporter — translation MSRSNQIDMTEGPIFGKLLKFSIPLIASSVLQLLFNAADVVVVGRFAGDNSLAAVGSTGSLINLLINLFMGLSVGTNVVVAHYFGAKKQDELRDTIHTAVLVSIYSGLILTVVGVLGAKPILTFMQAPEEVLNLAALYLRIYFGGITATMVYNFGSAILRAKGDTQRPLYILLGAGILNFVLNLIFVIPLKMDVAGVGLATVISQIIAAILVIILLIKEPDDFHLNLRKLRINRMIFTRIVKIGLPAGFQGIMFSFSNVIIQSSVNTFGATMIAGNSAAVNLESFIYTSMNGFSQGALTFCSQNMGAGKTDRIRKVVWISQGSIIVIGGVLGALFLVFGKQMLGIFSKSPDVISAGMSRLWIIFTTYFLCGMMDGMANSIRGIGHSLMPVISSLLGACIFRIIWLCTVFLIPQFHTPQTIFISYPISWILTFIANVIWYNKYMKKLKI, via the coding sequence ATGAGCCGTTCAAATCAGATAGATATGACAGAGGGCCCGATTTTCGGAAAGCTCCTCAAATTTTCAATACCACTTATTGCCTCAAGCGTCTTACAGCTGCTTTTTAACGCTGCTGATGTAGTTGTAGTAGGACGTTTTGCAGGGGATAATTCACTTGCTGCAGTAGGATCTACAGGTTCCCTCATAAATCTTCTCATAAATCTTTTTATGGGCCTTTCAGTTGGAACAAATGTTGTAGTAGCTCATTATTTTGGCGCAAAAAAACAGGATGAACTTCGTGATACAATCCACACAGCCGTTTTAGTTTCAATTTATAGTGGACTGATTCTCACCGTTGTCGGGGTACTTGGAGCAAAACCGATACTCACCTTTATGCAGGCTCCAGAAGAAGTTTTGAATCTTGCGGCGCTTTATCTGAGAATCTACTTTGGCGGAATTACAGCCACAATGGTTTATAACTTTGGAAGTGCAATTCTCCGCGCCAAAGGTGATACCCAGCGTCCACTTTATATTCTGCTTGGAGCAGGTATTCTGAACTTTGTCCTCAATCTGATTTTTGTAATTCCTCTTAAAATGGATGTCGCAGGCGTTGGACTTGCAACAGTTATATCACAGATAATTGCCGCAATTCTTGTAATTATTCTTTTGATAAAAGAACCAGATGATTTTCATTTGAATCTCAGAAAGCTCCGCATCAACCGGATGATATTTACACGCATCGTTAAAATTGGGTTGCCGGCCGGCTTTCAGGGAATCATGTTCTCTTTCTCAAATGTAATCATCCAGTCATCTGTAAATACCTTTGGTGCAACTATGATTGCAGGAAACTCAGCTGCTGTGAACCTGGAAAGTTTTATTTATACTTCAATGAATGGATTTTCTCAGGGAGCTTTAACTTTCTGTTCACAGAACATGGGAGCAGGAAAGACAGACAGAATCCGTAAAGTTGTCTGGATTTCCCAGGGCTCAATAATTGTGATTGGAGGAGTGCTTGGAGCATTATTCCTTGTGTTTGGAAAACAAATGCTTGGAATCTTCTCAAAAAGTCCCGATGTCATTTCAGCAGGAATGTCACGACTCTGGATTATCTTTACAACATATTTCCTCTGCGGAATGATGGATGGAATGGCAAACTCTATCCGCGGAATCGGCCACTCACTTATGCCGGTAATTTCCTCGCTCCTCGGGGCCTGCATCTTCCGAATCATCTGGTTATGCACCGTCTTCCTGATTCCACAGTTCCATACACCTCAGACAATCTTTATTTCATATCCAATAAGCTGGATTCTGACATTTATTGCAAATGTAATCTGGTATAACAAATATATGAAGAAACTTAAGATATAA
- a CDS encoding ribonuclease Z, protein MNMEAFILGCGGMQPLPYRHLTSVLLRREGNLFLFDGGEGTQVSLKRLNLKWKKIDAIFVSHTHADHVTGLPGILMLSSQVDRTEPLYIYGPPKIKEYIETSRKVLDMYINYPIVVKEITAPCIVHSGKDFYIRAFPLEHTKTCVGYTLEEADRPGEFFPDKARELGVPCGPLWSDLQKGFEVTTPDGKTVKPEEVMGKKRSGRKFSFVTDTLFKPSIIDEVRGSDLLICEGMFEAELEDQAKEKKHMTAVQAATIAKEADVRRMCMIHYSPRYTDKELQKLLDEAQAVWPKAELSRDRMHIAIPFID, encoded by the coding sequence ATGAACATGGAAGCTTTTATTCTGGGCTGCGGGGGAATGCAGCCTTTACCATATAGACATTTGACTTCGGTGCTGCTGCGCCGAGAGGGAAACCTTTTTCTTTTTGATGGTGGAGAGGGAACACAGGTAAGCCTTAAACGACTGAATCTCAAATGGAAAAAAATCGACGCCATCTTTGTTTCTCATACACATGCTGATCATGTAACAGGACTTCCTGGTATTCTTATGCTTTCTTCTCAGGTTGATAGAACTGAACCTCTTTACATTTACGGACCTCCAAAAATCAAGGAATACATTGAAACAAGCCGTAAGGTTCTGGATATGTATATCAACTATCCGATAGTTGTAAAGGAAATCACCGCGCCATGTATTGTTCACTCTGGTAAAGATTTTTATATCCGCGCCTTTCCTCTGGAACACACAAAAACCTGCGTAGGCTATACACTCGAAGAAGCAGATCGTCCTGGAGAGTTCTTCCCGGATAAGGCTCGCGAACTTGGAGTTCCTTGCGGACCTCTCTGGTCTGATTTACAGAAGGGCTTTGAAGTTACTACACCAGACGGAAAAACTGTCAAACCGGAAGAGGTTATGGGTAAAAAACGCAGTGGACGTAAGTTCTCTTTTGTAACTGATACACTTTTCAAGCCTTCTATTATTGATGAGGTTCGCGGTTCTGACCTTCTTATCTGCGAAGGAATGTTTGAAGCAGAACTTGAAGATCAGGCTAAAGAGAAAAAACATATGACCGCAGTTCAGGCTGCTACAATTGCTAAAGAAGCTGATGTCCGCCGCATGTGTATGATTCACTATAGTCCACGCTACACAGACAAGGAACTTCAGAAGCTGCTGGACGAAGCTCAGGCAGTATGGCCAAAAGCTGAACTCTCACGCGACCGAATGCATATAGCTATTCCATTTATTGACTAG
- a CDS encoding ABC transporter ATP-binding protein, giving the protein MIELNGFSKSYKVKNGFAVKDVSLKIKDGEITGLLGPNGSGKTTLIKAVCGFHFPTEGNITITAPDQTRFTTDENPELCMKYIGYVPEIPLLPKDMQVSEFLCYAAEAHGIPEEKIEEACAFVIKECTLEKFLNKKIRTLSKGQQQRVSFAQAIIHNPPNLILDEPVNGLDPAQIIQMRELIQRLAKTKAVLMSTHILQEVRSLCSDIYILSSGHITAQGTEEEISKSAGTKTLEEAFIKLTQGEAL; this is encoded by the coding sequence ATGATTGAACTGAACGGCTTTTCAAAAAGCTATAAAGTAAAAAACGGCTTCGCAGTTAAAGATGTTTCCCTTAAGATTAAAGACGGGGAAATTACAGGTCTCTTAGGCCCAAATGGTTCTGGAAAGACAACACTTATTAAGGCTGTATGCGGCTTTCATTTTCCTACAGAAGGAAATATTACAATTACAGCCCCAGACCAAACCCGTTTTACCACAGATGAAAATCCTGAATTATGCATGAAATACATCGGCTATGTGCCTGAGATTCCATTACTCCCTAAAGATATGCAGGTGAGTGAATTCCTCTGTTATGCAGCAGAAGCCCATGGTATTCCTGAAGAGAAAATTGAAGAAGCCTGTGCATTTGTAATCAAAGAATGCACTCTTGAAAAGTTTCTAAACAAAAAGATTAGAACACTTTCAAAAGGCCAGCAGCAGAGAGTAAGTTTTGCTCAGGCAATCATACACAACCCGCCGAACTTGATTCTCGATGAACCTGTAAACGGTCTTGATCCGGCACAGATAATTCAGATGCGCGAACTGATTCAACGACTTGCAAAGACTAAGGCAGTACTTATGTCTACACATATTCTGCAGGAAGTACGTTCTCTTTGTTCTGATATTTATATATTGAGCAGCGGCCATATAACAGCACAAGGAACAGAAGAAGAAATCTCTAAATCAGCCGGAACAAAAACTCTTGAAGAAGCGTTTATAAAACTGACACAAGGAGAAGCATTGTGA
- a CDS encoding GldG family protein: MKQSTFKSFLLHNLINSLKSPAFVIISILFPVITAINYFIRGQFFTGSGTTDLVLFFSAVPYLCIIAIPALCYKLSFSVYDDFIPLTELSKQTAVFLTRLILFCIQLLLLIPAVLLVNLYGKTDGGQVFTSFICLIFYGAAVIALCSFIQTTVANKISSLIISALILVIFNTAHLFALYVQLPSFLISFFRLLSFAWHFDAAGKGIFDTRDILWLAGSAALFIFLSDSVVQIKKGRRFNTSLKIKHILLPVICLLTMLNANRWYTRIDFSQNRTYSILKYSKTLISRVESPVKITYYRSSAIARLYPQIRDVADFLTEYAAQSNKINLIIKDPDKDANIRTMLETYGIASQQLRTVSGTSTEYLTVYSAIVIEYEGNAETIPFTMAANTLEYDLDGRLRHLISGTARTVNIVAGNGLTLSDDYSYVIPWLSSQGFICNPLYIEDPAFAENLASANGPLLVFGDSEIKIEEAIAIEDYILSGKGSALLAISPYVADIENSWYITAAPRTNLIEMVENWGIRFPAQITSDISCARITMYADDNNSTQLLNYPLWPVLMQQKNAPLGITLFWVTPLELDSENKTVSPYLLSSSAATGYDEDKASPEKLFETNPFLLAENGGSGFSGAGTDRGTMILGAEIQGNLEGLFNAEHSENSHIIVIPDQYFASTLMNGYIGGDSGDYRNFEFLTNVLLKLNGEEELAALQSRTTRDTSLYKVTDAVQFNTLRLITYIILFVIIPLLLIAVGVFFNVKRQK, from the coding sequence ATGAAGCAATCTACATTCAAAAGTTTTCTCCTTCATAATTTAATAAACAGCTTAAAGTCTCCGGCTTTTGTGATTATCTCAATTCTGTTTCCGGTAATTACAGCAATAAATTATTTTATCCGCGGACAGTTTTTTACAGGCAGCGGCACTACAGATTTAGTTCTTTTCTTTTCTGCCGTTCCATACCTTTGTATCATTGCCATTCCTGCGCTCTGCTATAAACTTAGTTTTTCAGTTTATGATGATTTTATTCCGCTCACAGAGCTTAGCAAACAGACAGCAGTTTTTCTGACTCGTCTTATTCTTTTTTGTATTCAGCTTCTGCTTCTGATTCCTGCAGTCCTTCTTGTAAATCTTTATGGAAAAACAGATGGCGGACAAGTTTTTACCAGTTTCATATGTCTGATATTTTATGGAGCCGCAGTAATTGCATTATGCAGTTTTATACAGACTACAGTTGCAAATAAAATCTCAAGCCTTATTATCAGTGCTTTAATTCTTGTGATTTTTAATACAGCACATCTTTTTGCACTGTATGTACAACTTCCTTCATTTCTCATTTCCTTTTTTAGACTGCTGAGTTTTGCCTGGCATTTTGATGCTGCCGGAAAAGGTATTTTTGATACCAGAGATATTCTGTGGCTTGCAGGCAGTGCAGCGCTTTTCATCTTTTTAAGTGATTCAGTTGTTCAGATTAAAAAGGGCAGACGATTCAATACATCTCTAAAAATCAAACATATACTGCTTCCAGTTATCTGTCTGCTTACAATGCTCAATGCAAACCGCTGGTATACAAGAATTGATTTTTCTCAGAACAGAACCTATTCAATTTTAAAATATTCAAAGACCCTTATAAGCCGCGTTGAAAGCCCGGTTAAGATAACTTACTACCGTTCGTCAGCTATCGCTAGACTTTATCCTCAGATTCGTGATGTGGCCGATTTCCTTACAGAATACGCAGCACAAAGTAATAAAATAAATCTGATTATCAAAGATCCAGATAAGGATGCGAACATACGTACAATGCTCGAAACTTACGGAATTGCAAGTCAGCAGCTTCGAACTGTAAGCGGAACTTCAACAGAGTATCTTACAGTTTATTCTGCAATCGTAATTGAATACGAGGGCAATGCAGAAACAATTCCTTTTACAATGGCTGCAAATACTCTTGAATATGATTTGGATGGACGCCTCCGTCATCTTATTTCAGGAACAGCCCGTACTGTAAATATTGTTGCAGGAAACGGACTGACACTTTCAGATGATTACTCTTATGTAATTCCATGGCTTTCTTCACAGGGATTTATTTGTAATCCACTGTATATTGAAGACCCGGCATTTGCTGAAAATCTTGCATCAGCTAATGGACCGCTTCTTGTATTCGGAGACAGTGAAATAAAAATTGAAGAAGCAATTGCAATTGAAGATTATATTTTAAGCGGTAAGGGCAGTGCACTTTTAGCAATTAGTCCTTATGTTGCAGATATTGAAAACAGCTGGTACATTACTGCAGCTCCACGGACAAATCTTATTGAAATGGTTGAAAACTGGGGTATCCGTTTTCCGGCACAAATAACATCAGATATTTCCTGTGCACGAATTACAATGTATGCAGACGACAATAATTCTACACAGCTTTTAAATTATCCGTTGTGGCCAGTCCTTATGCAGCAGAAAAATGCTCCACTTGGAATTACATTATTCTGGGTAACTCCACTTGAACTTGATTCTGAAAACAAGACTGTTTCTCCATATTTACTGAGTTCTTCGGCAGCCACTGGATATGACGAAGATAAAGCTAGTCCTGAAAAGCTGTTTGAAACAAATCCTTTCCTGCTTGCAGAAAACGGAGGCTCAGGCTTTTCAGGAGCTGGTACAGACCGTGGGACAATGATTCTGGGAGCAGAAATACAGGGTAATCTGGAAGGGCTTTTCAATGCAGAACATTCAGAAAACTCTCACATTATAGTTATTCCAGACCAGTACTTTGCAAGTACACTTATGAACGGCTATATCGGTGGTGATTCGGGCGATTACAGAAACTTTGAATTCCTTACAAACGTTCTATTAAAACTTAATGGGGAAGAAGAACTGGCAGCACTTCAAAGCCGTACTACAAGAGATACAAGCCTTTATAAGGTGACAGATGCAGTTCAATTTAACACATTGCGTCTGATTACCTACATAATTCTATTTGTAATAATTCCACTTTTACTCATCGCAGTTGGGGTATTTTTTAATGTTAAACGCCAGAAATAG
- a CDS encoding DUF4340 domain-containing protein produces the protein MLNARNSSKINKNSKILIAVTAFLVILYSLSFVKSCSSQDKREKVKTALVNQKYKDSINSIILQDSTGSIEFTKQEDFWIITSFNNQISIPASSERINNLLNELTKVRNLYKISDKISKNSSLGLTNGTEFHLRYSYSNEGSYRELLFGNQDFSLSSRYMMSGENTKIYEIDSSLDVYLTTSVQSWSDPNIISSEILPTNDIQKAILFINDNSEGPKSNKISNLNKLLELRHGGLLSESEYQNLNNKEASANIEIEIGNKSSISLEIFPSENESVYFVKTRYFKPDSKSAFYNSYSKISSWTYNKIKETTL, from the coding sequence ATGTTAAACGCCAGAAATAGCTCAAAAATCAATAAAAATTCAAAAATACTCATCGCTGTTACAGCATTTCTTGTAATTCTTTATTCTCTCTCTTTTGTAAAAAGCTGTTCATCTCAAGACAAAAGAGAGAAGGTAAAAACAGCCCTTGTAAATCAAAAATACAAAGACAGCATTAACTCAATTATCCTGCAGGATTCAACCGGCTCTATAGAATTTACTAAACAGGAAGATTTTTGGATCATTACAAGTTTTAACAATCAGATTTCAATTCCAGCTTCATCGGAGCGTATAAATAATCTTCTAAATGAACTTACAAAAGTTCGTAACTTGTATAAAATATCAGACAAAATCTCTAAAAACAGTTCTTTGGGACTCACAAACGGCACTGAATTTCATCTTCGTTACAGTTACAGTAATGAAGGCAGTTACCGGGAACTCCTATTCGGTAACCAGGATTTTTCTTTAAGTTCCCGCTATATGATGAGTGGAGAAAATACAAAAATCTATGAAATCGATTCATCGCTGGATGTTTATCTGACAACCTCAGTTCAAAGCTGGTCAGATCCAAATATTATTTCATCTGAAATTCTTCCAACAAATGACATTCAGAAGGCAATACTGTTTATTAATGATAATTCAGAAGGGCCAAAATCAAATAAAATCTCAAACCTAAACAAACTTCTTGAATTGCGTCATGGTGGACTTTTATCAGAATCAGAATATCAGAATCTAAATAATAAAGAGGCTTCTGCAAATATAGAAATTGAAATCGGCAACAAGAGCAGCATTTCGCTTGAAATATTCCCGTCAGAAAATGAAAGTGTCTATTTTGTAAAAACCAGATACTTCAAGCCTGACTCAAAATCAGCATTCTATAATTCGTATTCAAAAATCAGCAGCTGGACTTATAACAAAATCAAAGAAACCACATTATAA
- a CDS encoding CPBP family intramembrane glutamic endopeptidase, translating to MKKHTLLSDIAVFLLIFFLFIVPPFFVSMDKNTSPLFNGWGFPWYQTLLAVLCVVILFFYYEKQNKKTLIIAPVLITYGMLFSVSLFCRFLSEFLKSKGIDSGMYEAGIVFKPDSFIKWMNCLILFLTGAFYEEVLYRFYFIDMLFSLITRKKVFRFSRLLCEIAGLVIFACAHFYMGWIAVLNAAIAHIFLRRCYLHTGKLWPCVVSHFIYNVVSLILL from the coding sequence ATGAAAAAGCATACTTTATTATCGGATATAGCAGTTTTTTTGCTTATTTTTTTCTTATTTATTGTACCTCCTTTCTTTGTTTCAATGGACAAAAATACAAGTCCGCTCTTTAATGGCTGGGGTTTTCCCTGGTATCAGACTTTGCTGGCGGTATTATGTGTCGTAATTCTTTTTTTCTATTATGAAAAGCAGAACAAAAAAACTTTAATTATAGCTCCTGTTCTTATTACATACGGAATGCTTTTTTCAGTTTCACTTTTCTGCAGATTTCTATCTGAATTTTTAAAATCAAAAGGAATTGATTCCGGCATGTATGAAGCTGGAATAGTTTTTAAACCAGACAGTTTTATAAAGTGGATGAATTGTCTCATTCTTTTCTTAACCGGAGCATTTTATGAAGAGGTATTATATCGCTTTTATTTTATAGATATGCTTTTTTCTCTGATTACCAGAAAGAAAGTTTTCCGTTTCAGCAGATTGTTATGTGAAATTGCAGGTCTTGTAATATTTGCTTGTGCACATTTCTATATGGGCTGGATTGCTGTTTTAAATGCAGCCATCGCTCACATCTTCTTAAGAAGATGTTATTTACATACAGGTAAACTCTGGCCGTGTGTAGTTTCTCATTTTATTTATAATGTGGTTTCTTTGATTTTGTTATAA